The following proteins come from a genomic window of Ictalurus furcatus strain D&B chromosome 26, Billie_1.0, whole genome shotgun sequence:
- the commd1 gene encoding COMM domain-containing protein 1 isoform X1, which translates to MADAEAVKALSGLLNGIAQRVYYGNSEITEELLKDELYPGVPQEEFRALYDKMRGLLKSVAVADMDQAQLEAFLTAQTRKHGGGGMTSEQAAALARFWKGHRGRVRESLLAQSRWEPALRGLSWRVDLQTATSRGQTSNNPVALVELELGRNGQDSEFVCLEFDELKINQVLKKMAEIQDSIDSVVHHS; encoded by the exons ATGGCGGACGCCGAGGCTGTGAAAGCGCTGAGCGGTTTATTGAACGGAATCGCGCAGAGGGTTTATTACGGGAACTCGGAGATCACGGAGGAGCTGTTGAAGGATGAGCTTTACCCCGGTGTGCCTCAGGAGGAGTTCCGGGCTCTGTACGACAAAATGAGGGGCCTTTTAAAG TCTGTAGCCGTGGCGGATATGGACCAGGCCCAGCTGGAGGCGTTTCTGACCGCTCAAACGCGTAAGCACGGTGGCGGCGGTATGACCTCGGAGCAGGCGGCGGCTCTGGCGCGTTTCTGGAAGGGGCACCGCGGCCGGGTGCGAGAGAGCCTGCTGGCACAGAGCCGCTGGGAGCCTGCGCTGAGGGGGTTGAGCTGGAGGGTGGACCTGCAGACCGCGACCAGCAGGGGGCAGACTTCCAACAACCCCGTCGCACTGGTGGAGCTCGAGCTGGGACGAAACGGCCAG gACTCGGAGTTTGTGTGCTTGGAGTTTGATGAACTGAAGATTAACCAGGTGCTAAAGAAGATGGCAGAAATCCAAGACAGCATCGACAGTGTTGTGCACCACAGCtag
- the commd1 gene encoding COMM domain-containing protein 1 isoform X2: protein MTHQLFTPLFFLLSIVRSERCVCLKLFILSVAVADMDQAQLEAFLTAQTRKHGGGGMTSEQAAALARFWKGHRGRVRESLLAQSRWEPALRGLSWRVDLQTATSRGQTSNNPVALVELELGRNGQDSEFVCLEFDELKINQVLKKMAEIQDSIDSVVHHS, encoded by the exons atgaCGCATCAACTCTTcactccacttttttttttactgagtatAGTACGGTCAGAGAGGTGTGTTTGTCTCAAACTGTTCATTTTG TCTGTAGCCGTGGCGGATATGGACCAGGCCCAGCTGGAGGCGTTTCTGACCGCTCAAACGCGTAAGCACGGTGGCGGCGGTATGACCTCGGAGCAGGCGGCGGCTCTGGCGCGTTTCTGGAAGGGGCACCGCGGCCGGGTGCGAGAGAGCCTGCTGGCACAGAGCCGCTGGGAGCCTGCGCTGAGGGGGTTGAGCTGGAGGGTGGACCTGCAGACCGCGACCAGCAGGGGGCAGACTTCCAACAACCCCGTCGCACTGGTGGAGCTCGAGCTGGGACGAAACGGCCAG gACTCGGAGTTTGTGTGCTTGGAGTTTGATGAACTGAAGATTAACCAGGTGCTAAAGAAGATGGCAGAAATCCAAGACAGCATCGACAGTGTTGTGCACCACAGCtag